From Nymphaea colorata isolate Beijing-Zhang1983 chromosome 6, ASM883128v2, whole genome shotgun sequence, a single genomic window includes:
- the LOC116256735 gene encoding casein kinase 1-like protein HD16 isoform X1: MPVLRSGVRKGRAQPRADLNGKAAGGGGGGRRRGGKNNGAGARLRSGAARGGGAAAGGSGEREVLENSDRGENLGLENKGKELVEEAKMEDYDSGGRSADKVPAAEDEGSTAPLPEKVQVGGSPVYRIERKLGKGGFGQVYVGRRVSTPNSSGATGSGAIEVALKFEHRSSKGCNYGPPYEWQVYNALGGSHGVPRVHYKGRQGDYYVMVMDMLGPSLWDVWNNNAHNMSTEMVACIAIEAISILEKMHSRGYVHGDVKPENFLLGPPGTPEEKKLFLVDLGLATRWRDSSTGQHVEYDQRPDVFRGTVRYASVHAHLGRTGSRRDDLESLAYTLVFLLRGRLPWQGYQGENKSFLVCKKKMATSPEALCCFCPQPFRQFLEYVVNLKFDEEPNYAKYVSLFDGIIGPNPAGRPINTDGAQKLVYQVGQKRGRLTIDEEDDEQPKKKVRMGMPATQWISVYNARRPMKQRYHYNVADARLVQHIEKGNEDGLFISSVASCTNLWALIMDAGTGFSSQVYELSSSFLNKEWIMEQWEKNYYISAIAGANNGNSLVVMSKGTQYAQQSYKVSDSFPFKWINKKWREGFSVTSMATAGSRWAVVMSRNAGFSDQVVELDFLYPSEGIHRRWDSGYRITATAATWDQAAFVLSVPRRKPTDETQETLRTSAFPSTHVKEKWAKNLYIASICYGRTVS, translated from the exons ATGCCGGTTCTGCGCAGTGGAGTGCGCAAGGGCCGTGCACAGCCACGCGCGGATTTGAACGGGAAGGCGGCCGGAGgcgggggaggaggaaggagacgAGGAGGGAAGAACAATGGAGCCGGTGCGAGGTTGAGATCAGGAGCAGCAAGGGGCGGAGGAGCAGCAGCAGGGGGGAGTGGGGAAAGAGAGGTTCTGGAGAACAGCGATCGGGGGGAGAACTTGGGTCTCGAGAACAAAGGGAAAGAATTGGTTGAGGAAGCCAAAATGGAGGATTACGACAGCGGCGGGAGAAGCGCAGATAAGGTTCCTGCTGCAGAAGATGAGGGAAGCACGGCACCCCTTCCTGAGAAG GTCCAGGTTGGCGGTTCGCCAGTATATAGAATTGAAAGGAAGTTAGGGAAAGGAGGTTTTGGACAAGTTTATGTTGGTCGCCGTGTATCTACTCCAAATTCGAGTGGGGCAACTGGTTCTGGTGCCATCGAG GTGGCTCTCAAATTCGAACACAGAAGTAGTAAAGGTTGTAACTACGGGCCTCCTTATGAGTGGCAAGTCTACAA TGCACTTGGTGGCAGTCATGGCGTTCCTCGGGTTCACTATAAAGGCCGTCAGGGAGATTACTATGTCATG GTGATGGATATGCTGGGCCCCAGTCTGTGGGATGTTTGGAACAATAATGCTCATAA TATGTCCACTGAAATGGTAGCTTGTATTGCTATAGAGGCGATCTCTATACTGGAGAAGATGCACTCTAGAGG ATATGTTCATGGGGATGTAAAGCCTGAAAATTTCCTTCTTGGCCCTCCTGGGACTCCTGAGGAGAAAAAGCTGTTTCTTGTTGATCTTGGATTGG CTACTAGATGGCGCGACAGTTCAACTGGTCAGCATGTTGAATATGACCAAAGACCAGATGTTTTCAG GGGAACAGTTCGGTATGCTAGTGTGCATGCCCATTTGGGAAGAACTGGCAGCAGAAGAGATGACCTGGAATCACTTGCATATacacttgtctttcttttgcGTGGTCGTTTGCCTTGGCAGGGTTACCAG GGTGAGAATAAAAGTTTCTTGGTTTGTAAGAAGAAGATGGCTACATCACCAGAAGCTCTATGCTGTTTTTGCCCACAGCCATTCAGGCAATTTCTTGAATATGTGGTAAACTTGAAGTTTGATGAGGAACCTAACTATGCGAAGTatgtttctttgtttgatggaaTAATTGGTCCAAATCCAGCTGGGAGGCCAATAAATACAGATGGAGCTCAGAAG CTTGTCTATCAGGTTGGGCAAAAAAGAGGGCGGCTAACTATtgacgaagaagatgatgagCAGCCGAAGAAGAAGGTCCGGATGGGGATGCCTGCAACACAATGGATTAGTGTTTACAATGCCCGCCGTCCGATGAAGCAGAG GTATCACTACAACGTTGCGGATGCAAGGCTTGTACAGCACATTGAGAAAGGGAATGAAGATGGGCTATTCATCAGTAGTGTAGCATCTTGTACAAATCTGTGGGCCCTTATCATGGATGCTGGAACTGGTTTTTCTTCTCAAGTATATGAATTATCTAGCTCTTTTCTTAACAAG GAATGGATCATGGAGCAATGGGAGAAAAATTATTATATTAGTGCAATAGCAGGAGCAAATAATGGAAATTCTTTGGTGGTAATGTCAAAAG GTACACAATATGCCCAGCAATCTTACAAGGTCAGtgattcctttcctttcaaatGGATAAACAAGAAGTGGAGGGAAGGTTTCTCTGTCACATCCATGGCCACTGCTGGAAGTAGATGGGCAGTTGTCATGTCTCGAAATGCTGGTTTTTCAGATCAG GTTGTTGAGCTTGATTTTCTGTACCCTAGTGAAGGCATACATCGAAGATGGGACAGTGGTTACCGCATAACAGCAACAGCTGCCACATGGGATCAAGCTGCTTTTGTTTTAAGTGTACCCCGAAGAAAACCTACTGATGAAACACAGGAAACCCTTCGCACGTCGGCATTTCCTAGTACACACGTTAAG GAGAAGTGGGCCAAAAATCTCTATATAGCATCTATTTGCTATGGCCGAACTGTTTCTTAA
- the LOC116256735 gene encoding casein kinase 1-like protein HD16 isoform X2 has protein sequence MPVLRSGVRKGRAQPRADLNGKAAGGGGGGRRRGGKNNGAGARLRSGAARGGGAAAGGSGEREVLENSDRGENLGLENKGKELVEEAKMEDYDSGGRSADKVPAAEDEGSTAPLPEKVQVGGSPVYRIERKLGKGGFGQVYVGRRVSTPNSSGATGSGAIEVALKFEHRSSKGCNYGPPYEWQVYNALGGSHGVPRVHYKGRQGDYYVMVMDMLGPSLWDVWNNNAHNMSTEMVACIAIEAISILEKMHSRGYVHGDVKPENFLLGPPGTPEEKKLFLVDLGLATRWRDSSTGQHVEYDQRPDVFRGTVRYASVHAHLGRTGSRRDDLESLAYTLVFLLRGRLPWQGYQGENKSFLVCKKKMATSPEALCCFCPQPFRQFLEYVVNLKFDEEPNYAKYVSLFDGIIGPNPAGRPINTDGAQKVGQKRGRLTIDEEDDEQPKKKVRMGMPATQWISVYNARRPMKQRYHYNVADARLVQHIEKGNEDGLFISSVASCTNLWALIMDAGTGFSSQVYELSSSFLNKEWIMEQWEKNYYISAIAGANNGNSLVVMSKGTQYAQQSYKVSDSFPFKWINKKWREGFSVTSMATAGSRWAVVMSRNAGFSDQVVELDFLYPSEGIHRRWDSGYRITATAATWDQAAFVLSVPRRKPTDETQETLRTSAFPSTHVKEKWAKNLYIASICYGRTVS, from the exons ATGCCGGTTCTGCGCAGTGGAGTGCGCAAGGGCCGTGCACAGCCACGCGCGGATTTGAACGGGAAGGCGGCCGGAGgcgggggaggaggaaggagacgAGGAGGGAAGAACAATGGAGCCGGTGCGAGGTTGAGATCAGGAGCAGCAAGGGGCGGAGGAGCAGCAGCAGGGGGGAGTGGGGAAAGAGAGGTTCTGGAGAACAGCGATCGGGGGGAGAACTTGGGTCTCGAGAACAAAGGGAAAGAATTGGTTGAGGAAGCCAAAATGGAGGATTACGACAGCGGCGGGAGAAGCGCAGATAAGGTTCCTGCTGCAGAAGATGAGGGAAGCACGGCACCCCTTCCTGAGAAG GTCCAGGTTGGCGGTTCGCCAGTATATAGAATTGAAAGGAAGTTAGGGAAAGGAGGTTTTGGACAAGTTTATGTTGGTCGCCGTGTATCTACTCCAAATTCGAGTGGGGCAACTGGTTCTGGTGCCATCGAG GTGGCTCTCAAATTCGAACACAGAAGTAGTAAAGGTTGTAACTACGGGCCTCCTTATGAGTGGCAAGTCTACAA TGCACTTGGTGGCAGTCATGGCGTTCCTCGGGTTCACTATAAAGGCCGTCAGGGAGATTACTATGTCATG GTGATGGATATGCTGGGCCCCAGTCTGTGGGATGTTTGGAACAATAATGCTCATAA TATGTCCACTGAAATGGTAGCTTGTATTGCTATAGAGGCGATCTCTATACTGGAGAAGATGCACTCTAGAGG ATATGTTCATGGGGATGTAAAGCCTGAAAATTTCCTTCTTGGCCCTCCTGGGACTCCTGAGGAGAAAAAGCTGTTTCTTGTTGATCTTGGATTGG CTACTAGATGGCGCGACAGTTCAACTGGTCAGCATGTTGAATATGACCAAAGACCAGATGTTTTCAG GGGAACAGTTCGGTATGCTAGTGTGCATGCCCATTTGGGAAGAACTGGCAGCAGAAGAGATGACCTGGAATCACTTGCATATacacttgtctttcttttgcGTGGTCGTTTGCCTTGGCAGGGTTACCAG GGTGAGAATAAAAGTTTCTTGGTTTGTAAGAAGAAGATGGCTACATCACCAGAAGCTCTATGCTGTTTTTGCCCACAGCCATTCAGGCAATTTCTTGAATATGTGGTAAACTTGAAGTTTGATGAGGAACCTAACTATGCGAAGTatgtttctttgtttgatggaaTAATTGGTCCAAATCCAGCTGGGAGGCCAATAAATACAGATGGAGCTCAGAAG GTTGGGCAAAAAAGAGGGCGGCTAACTATtgacgaagaagatgatgagCAGCCGAAGAAGAAGGTCCGGATGGGGATGCCTGCAACACAATGGATTAGTGTTTACAATGCCCGCCGTCCGATGAAGCAGAG GTATCACTACAACGTTGCGGATGCAAGGCTTGTACAGCACATTGAGAAAGGGAATGAAGATGGGCTATTCATCAGTAGTGTAGCATCTTGTACAAATCTGTGGGCCCTTATCATGGATGCTGGAACTGGTTTTTCTTCTCAAGTATATGAATTATCTAGCTCTTTTCTTAACAAG GAATGGATCATGGAGCAATGGGAGAAAAATTATTATATTAGTGCAATAGCAGGAGCAAATAATGGAAATTCTTTGGTGGTAATGTCAAAAG GTACACAATATGCCCAGCAATCTTACAAGGTCAGtgattcctttcctttcaaatGGATAAACAAGAAGTGGAGGGAAGGTTTCTCTGTCACATCCATGGCCACTGCTGGAAGTAGATGGGCAGTTGTCATGTCTCGAAATGCTGGTTTTTCAGATCAG GTTGTTGAGCTTGATTTTCTGTACCCTAGTGAAGGCATACATCGAAGATGGGACAGTGGTTACCGCATAACAGCAACAGCTGCCACATGGGATCAAGCTGCTTTTGTTTTAAGTGTACCCCGAAGAAAACCTACTGATGAAACACAGGAAACCCTTCGCACGTCGGCATTTCCTAGTACACACGTTAAG GAGAAGTGGGCCAAAAATCTCTATATAGCATCTATTTGCTATGGCCGAACTGTTTCTTAA